A window of Haliscomenobacter hydrossis DSM 1100 contains these coding sequences:
- a CDS encoding SusC/RagA family TonB-linked outer membrane protein: MKKTNLRNLIMLVLCIIGACIPPGAFAQTKISGKVIDKDTGPLIGVSILVKNTTTGTVTEIDGSFTLNAPDANATLVFSYTGYATQEIALAGRTNLDISMVTDNLLLNEVVVVGYGTQKKETVTGAVSSVKGSDLVKSPAVNVSNSIAGRMAGVVAVNGSGEPGYDGSGIRIRGSNTLNNSSALIVIDGIPQRAGGLDRLNPNDIEKISVLKDASAAIYGARAANGVILITTKRGKISKPELSYSFNQGYTQATVLPALADAAQYTEMLNDLDIYGLPASEWAAATTAYKTTGTYTRPNGQVRKAPFQPEDFQKYKDGSDPWGHPNTDWYAETIKEWSPQQRHNMQLTGGSENLKYMASLGYQNQDGIYINSATGYKQYDLRINLDAKINEFISINMGVLGRQENRFFPTKPAGAIFRMLMRGKPQQPAYWPDGRPGPDIENGENPVVITTNQTGYDDDKRDYFQTNGQLDIKIPGVKGLKFSGTAAIDKLSRNTKRWETPWTLYERGTGFEADGVTPKLVAAKRGPAEPRLTLGNENQLNILLGGVLNYERTIGSHSLNVLVGSNRETISGTNFNAFRRFFISPALDQLFAGGDLEKNNGGGAFERARLNYFGRVAYNFQEKYLLEFLWRYDGSDIFPEETRYGFFPSVMAGWVLSQEKFMEALPAINYLKLRGSWGQMGNDQIDPPYQYLSTYGFRSYILGNVESKTLFETRIPNTNLTWEVATNFNIGLEGSMMNDKITFEFDYFNNLRTNILWFKNASVPQSTGLSLPRQNIGEVENKGFDAMVGYRSSVGALKFSVNVNGGYAKNKILFWDEAPGAPEWQRTTGRPMNTIQAYVYDGVFATQAEINAETINYSAIVNTLRPGDMKYKDHNGDGKITPDDQVRTDFNHIPTFQGGLNLIASYKGFDLNILFQGSAGAKQFVSPGEMGNIGNYLLEMYEDRWTVENPSSVHPRIANRSDQYFSSNNTYWFRSTDYIRLKNMEIGYSLPENLVKKAGMSSLRVYFNGLNLMTFTKFKSFDPEANDNRTGQFYPQQKVINGGVTVTF; the protein is encoded by the coding sequence ATGAAAAAAACCAATCTACGCAATCTGATTATGCTTGTTTTATGTATAATTGGCGCGTGTATCCCACCTGGTGCTTTTGCACAAACCAAAATCTCTGGTAAAGTTATTGACAAGGATACCGGGCCGCTCATCGGCGTAAGTATTTTGGTTAAAAACACCACCACAGGTACGGTTACCGAGATTGACGGCAGTTTTACTTTGAATGCACCAGACGCAAACGCTACACTGGTTTTTTCCTACACCGGCTACGCCACGCAAGAAATCGCCCTTGCTGGTCGCACAAATCTTGACATCTCTATGGTCACCGACAACCTGCTGCTCAATGAAGTAGTAGTGGTAGGTTATGGTACACAAAAAAAGGAAACTGTTACTGGTGCTGTATCCAGTGTGAAGGGGTCCGACTTGGTGAAATCTCCTGCGGTAAACGTCTCCAACTCCATCGCCGGACGTATGGCCGGGGTGGTAGCCGTAAACGGCAGTGGGGAACCGGGCTACGATGGTTCGGGGATTCGCATCCGGGGATCGAACACCCTGAACAACAGCAGTGCTTTGATTGTAATTGACGGGATTCCTCAACGTGCTGGGGGACTTGATCGTTTGAACCCCAACGACATCGAAAAAATTTCGGTGTTGAAGGACGCATCAGCCGCCATCTATGGTGCACGTGCAGCCAACGGGGTCATCCTGATTACGACCAAACGGGGTAAGATCAGTAAGCCAGAGTTGTCCTACTCCTTCAACCAGGGCTATACTCAAGCTACGGTATTGCCTGCGTTGGCTGACGCGGCTCAATACACCGAGATGCTCAATGATTTGGACATTTACGGTTTACCTGCCAGTGAATGGGCTGCGGCCACTACCGCATACAAAACTACCGGTACCTACACCCGTCCCAACGGCCAGGTGCGCAAGGCACCATTCCAACCAGAGGACTTTCAGAAGTACAAGGACGGTTCTGATCCTTGGGGGCACCCCAATACCGACTGGTACGCCGAGACCATCAAAGAATGGTCGCCTCAACAGCGCCATAACATGCAATTGACCGGGGGCAGTGAAAACCTCAAATACATGGCATCTTTGGGCTATCAGAACCAGGATGGGATTTACATCAACTCTGCTACAGGGTACAAGCAATACGACTTGCGCATCAACCTGGACGCCAAAATCAACGAATTCATTAGTATCAACATGGGCGTATTGGGCCGTCAGGAAAACCGGTTCTTCCCCACCAAACCCGCCGGTGCTATTTTCCGGATGTTGATGCGGGGCAAACCACAACAGCCTGCTTACTGGCCTGATGGTCGCCCTGGCCCAGACATCGAAAACGGAGAAAACCCAGTGGTCATCACCACCAACCAAACCGGATACGATGATGATAAACGCGATTATTTCCAGACCAATGGCCAACTGGACATCAAAATCCCCGGTGTCAAAGGTTTGAAGTTCTCCGGTACTGCGGCCATTGACAAACTCAGCCGGAACACCAAGCGCTGGGAAACTCCTTGGACTTTGTACGAGCGTGGCACAGGCTTTGAGGCCGACGGGGTCACCCCCAAATTGGTAGCTGCCAAAAGAGGTCCCGCTGAACCACGTCTGACCTTAGGGAACGAAAACCAATTGAACATCTTGCTTGGAGGTGTACTGAATTATGAGCGAACTATTGGCAGCCACAGCTTGAACGTATTGGTGGGTTCCAACCGAGAAACTATTTCCGGAACCAACTTCAATGCCTTCCGTCGTTTTTTCATCTCTCCTGCACTTGACCAATTGTTTGCGGGTGGTGATTTGGAAAAAAACAACGGTGGTGGTGCCTTTGAACGTGCCCGTTTGAACTACTTTGGTCGGGTTGCTTACAACTTCCAGGAAAAGTACCTGCTCGAATTCCTCTGGCGTTATGATGGTTCGGACATCTTCCCCGAAGAAACCCGTTATGGCTTCTTCCCCAGCGTAATGGCTGGTTGGGTGCTTTCGCAAGAAAAATTCATGGAAGCCTTGCCCGCCATCAATTATTTGAAGTTGAGAGGTTCATGGGGCCAAATGGGTAATGACCAAATCGACCCTCCCTACCAGTACTTGTCTACTTACGGCTTCAGAAGTTACATCCTGGGCAACGTAGAGAGCAAAACTTTGTTTGAAACGCGTATCCCCAACACCAACCTCACTTGGGAAGTAGCCACAAACTTCAACATCGGTTTGGAAGGTTCGATGATGAACGATAAGATCACTTTTGAATTTGATTATTTCAACAACTTGCGGACCAACATCTTGTGGTTCAAAAACGCATCTGTTCCTCAATCAACAGGCTTGTCTCTGCCACGCCAAAACATTGGTGAAGTAGAAAACAAAGGTTTTGACGCCATGGTTGGCTACCGCAGCAGCGTGGGTGCACTCAAGTTCAGCGTAAATGTGAATGGTGGTTATGCCAAAAACAAAATCCTCTTCTGGGATGAAGCACCCGGTGCACCTGAATGGCAACGCACTACTGGCCGCCCAATGAACACAATACAAGCCTACGTTTACGATGGTGTCTTCGCGACTCAGGCTGAGATCAATGCCGAAACCATCAACTACAGTGCCATTGTTAACACCCTGCGTCCTGGGGACATGAAGTACAAAGACCACAACGGTGATGGCAAAATCACGCCCGATGACCAGGTGCGTACTGACTTCAATCACATTCCAACTTTCCAAGGTGGTTTGAACCTGATAGCCAGCTACAAAGGTTTTGATTTGAACATTCTCTTCCAAGGTTCGGCTGGTGCGAAGCAGTTCGTGAGCCCTGGTGAAATGGGCAACATCGGCAACTATCTGCTGGAAATGTACGAAGATCGTTGGACGGTGGAAAACCCCAGCAGTGTACACCCACGGATCGCCAACCGTAGCGACCAGTATTTCTCCAGCAACAATACCTATTGGTTTAGAAGTACCGATTACATCCGCTTGAAAAACATGGAAATTGGCTATAGCCTGCCTGAAAATTTGGTTAAGAAAGCAGGGATGAGTAGCCTGCGCGTTTATTTCAATGGTTTGAACTTGATGACTTTCACCAAATTTAAGTCGTTTGACCCTGAAGCCAACGACAATCGTACAGGTCAGTTTTATCCACAGCAAAAAGTCATCAATGGCGGCGTGACGGTTACATTCTAA
- a CDS encoding S41 family peptidase: protein MFKPTWLLCVALLLTISNAFTQDKNAVYFTDHPALSPDGNTLYFAYAGDIWKVSAAGGLATRLTAMEGDERFPRPSPDGKWLAFSAQQFGNTDVYLLPLEGGEIRQLTYHDANDLVCSWSWDSGFIYFTSGRYNRVSGYKVSVEGGTPMRMFPNYHHTVHDIAEHPRGGEIFFNESWESFNNISRKGYKGDHNPEVQSFNPRSGEFKQYTNWNGKDFGVTFDRQGSFYFISDEFNGEYNLYTVEKERKVRLTDFPNSIWYPQASANGEKVAFRRNYQIQVYDVKKKRTESVTIRIPQNVTLDQLQDFNVKGNISAFNVSDDGKKMAFVARGQVFVADVKGKFIQHLPTRAEGRALEIHWLKDNKTLLFTQTVGGYQNWFTLPADGSGTEKQLTQDLHNNRSLAFNSDKTKAVYLAGRHEMRLLDLNTFTSSTLLKDEFWDIGSDEPQFGPDDKHILYTAYRNFERDILVYNLDTKKSQNLTTTGVTEAGPRWAHDGKTIYFYGNLTQPSYPFGLGDADLYSLPLRAFDLPYRSDKVKELFKEEEKKSATTAAKDSTTKKISIQIDEAYLAERIQPLGPTLGNQNSPYVIQSGEKTTILFASNHDEGKGNLWKIVLEPFERPKTEMIQGAAGFGFDISSAKNQHFVLTGGNISTLNIETNKTETIAMDYTFRKKLSAEFEQMFFEAWANIEQNFYDEKFHGKDWKGIRDRYAAFLPHLNIRSDLRQLLAEMLGELNASHLGFNSSGSEEEIFYKGRSAGTGIMFANDDPYRVERIVARSPADRMDKDIRPGDRLVKVNGTAVVPRNNREQYLIQPSLDEEISLTFLRGQEERTVKIHPTSTFAINDLLYDEWEAGCQKRVDELGKNKIAYVHMKDMGAGALDHFLKQMVSEGWQRDALILDLRYNTGGNVHDKVLQFLSQKPYLQWKYREGQLSPQPNFTPGAKPIVLLVNEPSLSDAEMTAEGFKRLKLGTVVGTETYRWIIFTTGKGLVDGSFYRLPSWGCYSLDGGDLEVTGVKPDVYVKNTFKDRLENKDPQLDKAIELILGKMK from the coding sequence ATGTTCAAACCAACCTGGCTGTTGTGCGTCGCATTGCTGCTGACGATCTCCAATGCATTTACCCAAGACAAAAACGCGGTGTATTTCACCGATCATCCAGCCCTTTCGCCGGATGGAAATACCTTGTATTTCGCTTATGCTGGCGACATCTGGAAAGTATCCGCCGCCGGAGGTCTGGCTACCCGCCTCACCGCTATGGAAGGCGACGAACGTTTTCCTCGCCCTTCACCCGATGGCAAATGGCTGGCTTTCAGCGCCCAGCAATTCGGCAATACCGACGTGTATCTGCTGCCGCTGGAGGGTGGCGAAATTCGCCAATTGACCTACCACGACGCCAATGACCTGGTGTGCAGTTGGTCATGGGATAGTGGATTCATCTATTTCACTTCCGGGCGCTACAATCGGGTAAGTGGCTACAAAGTTTCCGTTGAAGGAGGTACCCCGATGCGCATGTTTCCGAACTACCACCACACGGTACACGACATTGCGGAACACCCCCGTGGCGGTGAAATTTTCTTCAATGAGTCCTGGGAAAGTTTCAATAACATCAGCCGCAAAGGCTATAAAGGCGACCACAACCCCGAAGTACAATCCTTCAATCCCCGTTCCGGAGAATTCAAGCAGTACACCAATTGGAATGGCAAGGATTTTGGCGTGACTTTTGATCGTCAGGGTAGTTTTTACTTCATCTCCGACGAGTTCAACGGTGAATACAACCTGTACACTGTTGAAAAAGAGCGTAAAGTTCGGCTTACCGATTTCCCCAATTCCATTTGGTATCCCCAAGCCAGCGCCAATGGCGAGAAAGTCGCCTTTCGCCGCAACTACCAGATCCAGGTGTACGACGTGAAGAAAAAACGGACCGAAAGCGTGACTATCCGCATCCCCCAAAACGTCACGCTGGATCAGTTGCAAGATTTCAATGTCAAGGGCAACATCAGCGCATTTAATGTATCGGATGATGGGAAAAAAATGGCCTTTGTAGCGCGTGGGCAGGTTTTTGTGGCCGACGTCAAAGGGAAGTTCATCCAACACTTACCCACCCGGGCAGAGGGACGGGCGCTGGAAATCCATTGGTTAAAAGACAATAAAACCTTACTATTTACACAAACGGTGGGCGGCTACCAAAACTGGTTTACCCTGCCCGCCGACGGCAGCGGCACTGAAAAACAACTCACCCAGGACCTGCACAACAACCGCAGTCTCGCCTTCAATAGCGACAAAACCAAAGCCGTATACCTCGCGGGGCGTCACGAAATGCGTTTGTTGGACTTGAACACTTTCACCAGCAGTACCTTATTAAAGGATGAATTTTGGGACATCGGCAGCGATGAACCACAGTTTGGCCCCGATGACAAACACATCCTCTACACCGCTTACCGCAATTTTGAACGCGACATTTTGGTGTACAACCTCGACACCAAAAAATCACAGAACCTCACCACCACGGGGGTAACCGAGGCAGGGCCACGCTGGGCACATGATGGCAAAACCATTTATTTCTATGGCAACCTGACCCAGCCCTCTTATCCTTTTGGCTTGGGTGATGCCGATTTGTACAGTTTGCCGCTGCGGGCTTTTGATCTGCCCTATCGTTCGGATAAAGTCAAAGAACTGTTCAAAGAAGAAGAAAAAAAGAGTGCCACGACAGCGGCCAAAGATTCTACCACCAAAAAGATCAGCATTCAAATCGATGAAGCCTATCTGGCCGAACGCATCCAGCCCTTGGGACCAACTTTGGGCAACCAAAATAGCCCATACGTGATCCAGAGTGGGGAAAAAACCACCATTCTGTTTGCATCCAACCATGACGAAGGCAAAGGCAACCTCTGGAAAATTGTTCTGGAGCCTTTCGAGCGCCCCAAAACCGAAATGATCCAGGGTGCCGCTGGTTTTGGTTTTGACATCAGTAGCGCCAAAAACCAGCACTTCGTATTAACCGGAGGAAACATTTCCACGCTCAACATCGAAACGAACAAAACGGAAACCATCGCGATGGACTACACCTTCCGCAAAAAGCTTTCCGCCGAGTTTGAACAAATGTTTTTCGAAGCCTGGGCCAATATTGAGCAGAATTTTTACGATGAAAAATTCCACGGGAAGGATTGGAAGGGCATCCGCGACCGTTACGCCGCCTTTCTTCCTCACCTTAATATACGCAGTGACCTCCGGCAATTGCTGGCTGAAATGCTGGGAGAGTTGAATGCCTCGCACCTGGGTTTTAATTCCAGTGGCTCGGAGGAAGAAATCTTTTACAAAGGCCGCAGTGCTGGTACGGGTATCATGTTCGCCAACGACGATCCTTATCGAGTCGAACGCATTGTAGCCCGCAGCCCCGCCGACCGGATGGATAAAGACATCCGCCCCGGCGACCGCTTGGTTAAGGTCAACGGTACGGCGGTAGTGCCCCGCAACAACCGCGAGCAATACCTGATTCAACCTTCGCTTGACGAAGAAATTTCGCTTACTTTTTTACGTGGACAAGAAGAGCGTACCGTAAAAATCCACCCAACCAGTACTTTTGCCATCAATGATTTATTGTACGACGAGTGGGAAGCGGGCTGCCAAAAGCGGGTAGATGAGTTGGGTAAAAACAAAATCGCCTACGTCCACATGAAAGACATGGGGGCCGGAGCCCTCGATCATTTCCTCAAACAAATGGTGAGTGAAGGCTGGCAACGCGATGCCTTGATCCTCGATTTGCGCTACAATACCGGCGGCAACGTACACGATAAGGTATTGCAGTTCTTATCCCAAAAGCCCTACCTGCAATGGAAATACCGCGAAGGGCAGCTCTCCCCTCAACCCAATTTCACACCGGGTGCCAAGCCGATCGTGCTCCTGGTCAATGAACCCAGTTTGAGCGACGCCGAGATGACTGCCGAAGGGTTTAAACGTTTAAAACTGGGTACGGTAGTGGGTACCGAAACCTACCGCTGGATCATTTTTACCACTGGCAAAGGTTTGGTAGATGGCTCTTTTTACCGCTTGCCTTCCTGGGGTTGTTATTCCCTGGATGGAGGCGATCTGGAAGTCACGGGCGTAAAACCGGATGTTTACGTGAAAAATACCTTCAAAGACCGCCTGGAAAACAAAGATCCACAGCTGGATAAGGCGATAGAGCTGATCTTGGGGAAAATGAAGTAG
- a CDS encoding RagB/SusD family nutrient uptake outer membrane protein, translated as MRNIIIGLIAVLFINSCNDDFVNTQPLDQLAETAVWTDGSLAEAFVSEIYAGFGNGGFDEQMLASLTDETIFTHPGRNITTITESRSNPADPGWINGTLSWVNMYSRIRAANLALSQLETPKFTNPTLVDRLKGEAKFMRAYYYQQLLRYFGGVPIVDKPFTLDDTDFLSLRNTYEECVNFIVKDCDEAAVLLDGKTLVAGRATKASALALKSRVLLYAASDLHDIPTAKVKSSVISAYAKPELVGYVSGDRAARWTKARDAAKAVLDLPGFGFQLGLAAPAAQADAVNNYMNASLARNGGEKEIILGRYFINAKQENGGRQGLFNGPNGYHNWAGNTPIQLMIDDYEMMDGSKFDWSNPTHAAAPYTDRDPRFYASILHDGSNWKPRTSDVAAKDPANQIQTGTYEIMNGATKVPYFGLDTRKSSVEDWNGSYTGYYVRKFIDPNPAIVDQNTWQQVPWPVLRYTEAIFNYAEACIELGQDQEARTWLNKVRFRAGMPALTESGDALKQRFRNEKRIEMYLEEQRYHDTRRWMIAPTTLGRKANGININGTLKAGKTVTLYKYDPSNYDYTYKVFEIDPGKENRAWLDKQYYLPIHRDEINRNNKLVQNPGY; from the coding sequence ATGAGAAACATCATTATAGGATTAATTGCAGTTTTGTTCATCAATAGTTGTAATGACGATTTTGTCAATACACAACCTTTGGACCAGTTGGCCGAAACCGCGGTTTGGACGGACGGTTCGCTAGCCGAAGCTTTTGTTTCGGAGATTTATGCGGGATTTGGCAACGGCGGTTTCGACGAGCAAATGCTCGCTTCTTTGACCGACGAAACCATCTTCACCCACCCTGGGCGGAACATCACCACCATCACCGAGTCACGTTCGAACCCAGCCGATCCAGGTTGGATCAACGGTACTTTGAGCTGGGTAAACATGTATTCCCGGATTCGTGCTGCCAACCTGGCGCTGAGCCAGTTGGAAACTCCAAAATTCACCAACCCTACTTTGGTGGATCGTTTGAAAGGGGAAGCCAAGTTCATGCGGGCTTATTACTATCAGCAATTGTTGCGTTACTTCGGTGGGGTGCCAATTGTAGATAAGCCTTTCACCTTAGATGATACCGATTTTTTGTCCTTGAGAAATACCTATGAAGAGTGCGTCAACTTCATCGTCAAAGATTGTGATGAAGCAGCTGTCCTATTGGATGGTAAAACACTAGTTGCAGGTCGTGCTACCAAAGCATCCGCACTGGCACTGAAATCACGGGTACTGTTGTACGCGGCCAGTGATTTGCACGATATTCCTACTGCAAAAGTGAAGTCTAGCGTCATCAGTGCTTATGCCAAGCCAGAATTGGTAGGTTACGTAAGTGGCGACCGTGCTGCGCGCTGGACAAAGGCTCGCGACGCGGCCAAAGCAGTGCTGGATTTACCAGGGTTTGGCTTCCAACTTGGCTTGGCTGCTCCTGCTGCGCAAGCTGATGCGGTGAACAACTACATGAATGCCTCCCTGGCCCGCAACGGCGGGGAAAAAGAAATCATTCTAGGCCGTTATTTCATCAACGCCAAACAAGAAAACGGCGGTCGCCAAGGGTTGTTCAACGGTCCTAACGGTTACCACAACTGGGCGGGAAACACGCCCATCCAGTTGATGATCGACGATTATGAAATGATGGATGGTAGCAAATTTGATTGGAGTAATCCAACTCACGCTGCTGCACCATACACAGACCGTGATCCACGTTTTTATGCGTCTATTTTGCACGATGGTTCCAACTGGAAGCCACGTACTTCGGACGTAGCGGCTAAAGATCCAGCCAACCAGATTCAAACAGGTACGTACGAAATCATGAATGGTGCCACTAAAGTACCTTACTTTGGTTTGGATACCCGCAAGAGTTCGGTGGAAGACTGGAATGGCAGCTACACGGGCTACTATGTACGCAAGTTCATCGATCCGAATCCAGCCATCGTTGACCAAAACACCTGGCAGCAAGTGCCTTGGCCAGTTTTGCGCTATACCGAAGCGATTTTCAACTACGCTGAAGCTTGTATTGAGCTTGGGCAAGACCAAGAAGCACGTACCTGGCTCAACAAAGTCCGTTTCCGTGCAGGTATGCCTGCATTGACCGAATCTGGCGATGCGCTCAAGCAGCGTTTCCGCAACGAAAAACGCATCGAAATGTACCTGGAAGAGCAGCGCTACCACGATACGCGCCGCTGGATGATTGCACCTACTACGTTGGGTCGCAAAGCCAATGGAATCAACATCAATGGTACCTTGAAAGCGGGTAAAACCGTAACGCTGTACAAGTACGACCCAAGCAACTACGATTATACTTACAAGGTCTTTGAAATTGACCCAGGTAAGGAAAACCGGGCCTGGTTGGACAAACAGTACTACCTGCCGATCCATCGCGATGAGATCAACCGGAACAATAAACTGGTGCAAAACCCAGGGTATTAA
- a CDS encoding c-type cytochrome — MRPYAIVLMLFVSLVALLWCTPDVQNDLVEIKAPTQAELVKRGEYLVTVGVCDDCHSPKVFGPNGPEVDSTRRLSGHPREEPVPKITDPGMVKPGQWVLFGPMFTATAGEWGVSFSANLTPDDTGIGNWDYKQFEKAIREGKSKGMDGTRPLLPPMPWFNFAQMSDEDLQAIFAYLKSLPPVNNAVPNPIPPTKMFSE; from the coding sequence ATGAGACCGTATGCAATTGTTCTGATGCTTTTCGTCAGCCTGGTCGCCCTATTGTGGTGCACACCTGACGTACAAAATGACCTCGTGGAAATCAAAGCACCCACCCAGGCCGAGCTGGTAAAACGAGGAGAGTACTTGGTGACCGTAGGCGTTTGTGACGACTGCCATTCACCCAAAGTTTTTGGCCCCAATGGCCCGGAAGTAGATTCTACCCGGCGACTTTCCGGCCACCCGCGTGAGGAACCCGTGCCCAAAATCACCGATCCAGGTATGGTCAAACCAGGCCAATGGGTATTATTCGGGCCAATGTTTACGGCTACCGCTGGTGAATGGGGAGTTTCCTTTTCCGCCAACCTGACCCCCGACGATACCGGGATTGGCAATTGGGATTACAAGCAGTTTGAAAAAGCCATTCGGGAAGGCAAGTCAAAAGGTATGGATGGTACCCGTCCGCTGCTGCCGCCGATGCCCTGGTTCAACTTTGCGCAGATGAGTGACGAGGATTTACAAGCGATTTTTGCCTACTTGAAGTCATTGCCGCCCGTTAACAATGCCGTACCGAATCCGATTCCACCTACAAAAATGTTTAGTGAGTAA
- a CDS encoding OPT family oligopeptide transporter, with protein MENHNPDQFKPYIPAEVTNVKEFTMRAIVLGAVFGIIFGAATVYLALKAGLTVSASIPIAVLAISLGRRFLGTTILENNIIQTTGSAGESIAAGVVFTIPAFLFLSDPTMGDQYFKYSTIFTLAVFGGILGTLMMIPLRRSLIVKEHKNLPYPEGTACASVLIAGEKGGDFAKTAYQGLGVAFVYALLQKVFHVIAEAPTYVTKATHKYFPAATVNGEITPEYMGVGYIIGPKIAGVLVAGGVLAWLGLIPLLATLVPTEIIALQLVKLGYLADVATAGGPGAWDPATQTFGNIAAAIYRAYVRQIGAGAVAAGGFITLLKTLPTIAASFRESIDSFKNRTATESRARTEQDLSILVVGIGSLALVILMLVLPQIPGNSFGGKLLIGLLVIVFGFFFVTVSSRIVGLIGTSSNPVSGMTIATLMGTALIFIGFGMTGKTFEPMVLVVGSMICIAAANAGATSQDLKTGYIIGATPKYQQIALFVGAIVSSIAIGATLQILDTPTPDQLAQGIEHAIGSDKYPAPQGTLMATLIKGLLSFNLDWQFVLVGAFLSITIELCGVKSLSFAVGAYLPLSTTLPIWIGGIIRGIADNAAKKKGKAVEDEDLSKGNLFATGLVAGGALMGVIVAILSVNEGIAANIAKVNLEPMLHGALGEGGFQILGVLFFAAMGLILYMVSRKD; from the coding sequence ATGGAAAACCACAATCCAGACCAGTTCAAACCGTACATTCCAGCGGAGGTCACCAATGTCAAAGAATTTACGATGCGTGCCATCGTTTTGGGCGCAGTTTTCGGGATTATTTTTGGAGCAGCAACCGTGTATCTGGCGCTTAAAGCCGGCTTGACCGTATCCGCCTCCATTCCCATTGCCGTATTGGCCATTTCTTTAGGGCGGCGCTTTTTGGGCACAACCATTCTGGAAAACAACATCATCCAAACCACGGGTTCCGCCGGTGAGTCTATCGCAGCGGGGGTTGTGTTCACCATTCCAGCCTTTTTGTTTTTGTCCGACCCCACGATGGGCGATCAGTATTTCAAGTATAGCACCATCTTCACCCTGGCCGTTTTTGGGGGGATTCTGGGTACCTTGATGATGATCCCGCTGCGGCGATCCCTCATTGTGAAGGAGCACAAAAACTTACCTTACCCAGAAGGAACCGCCTGCGCCTCGGTGTTGATTGCCGGGGAAAAAGGAGGTGATTTTGCGAAAACCGCTTATCAGGGTTTGGGCGTGGCTTTTGTGTATGCCCTTTTGCAAAAAGTATTCCACGTCATTGCCGAAGCACCTACCTACGTGACGAAGGCTACCCACAAGTATTTCCCGGCAGCAACCGTCAACGGGGAAATTACCCCGGAATACATGGGGGTTGGGTACATCATCGGGCCAAAGATCGCTGGAGTACTGGTGGCAGGCGGGGTATTGGCCTGGTTGGGTTTGATTCCCTTGCTGGCCACGCTGGTGCCTACTGAAATCATTGCCTTGCAACTGGTGAAGTTGGGGTACCTGGCGGATGTAGCCACGGCGGGTGGTCCAGGTGCCTGGGATCCGGCAACCCAAACTTTTGGCAACATCGCTGCGGCCATTTACCGTGCTTATGTACGCCAGATTGGGGCTGGAGCGGTCGCTGCAGGTGGTTTTATCACCTTATTAAAAACCTTACCGACCATTGCGGCCTCCTTCCGGGAGAGCATTGATTCGTTCAAAAACCGTACGGCTACGGAAAGTCGGGCCCGTACCGAGCAAGATTTGTCTATTTTGGTGGTGGGGATTGGTAGCTTGGCGCTGGTGATTTTGATGTTGGTATTGCCTCAGATTCCTGGTAATTCCTTTGGTGGAAAGTTGTTGATCGGCCTGCTGGTCATCGTTTTTGGTTTCTTCTTTGTGACTGTTTCCAGCCGGATTGTCGGTTTGATTGGCACCAGTTCCAACCCGGTTTCGGGGATGACCATCGCTACCTTGATGGGTACAGCGCTGATCTTCATCGGGTTTGGCATGACGGGCAAAACCTTTGAGCCCATGGTGCTCGTGGTGGGCAGCATGATTTGTATTGCCGCAGCCAACGCCGGGGCAACATCCCAGGATTTAAAAACGGGTTACATCATTGGGGCAACGCCAAAATACCAGCAAATTGCCTTGTTTGTTGGTGCAATTGTTTCTTCGATTGCGATTGGTGCTACCTTACAAATATTGGATACGCCAACGCCTGATCAATTGGCGCAGGGCATAGAACACGCCATTGGTAGCGATAAATATCCTGCCCCTCAGGGTACACTCATGGCCACGTTGATCAAAGGTTTGTTGAGTTTCAACCTCGACTGGCAGTTTGTATTGGTGGGTGCATTTTTGTCCATCACCATCGAACTTTGTGGGGTAAAATCACTTTCTTTTGCGGTTGGTGCATACCTCCCGCTTTCTACCACCTTGCCGATCTGGATCGGGGGCATTATTCGTGGTATTGCGGACAATGCCGCGAAGAAAAAAGGCAAAGCGGTTGAAGATGAAGACCTGAGCAAAGGCAATTTGTTTGCTACGGGTTTAGTAGCTGGGGGCGCCTTAATGGGCGTGATTGTGGCCATTCTATCGGTCAATGAAGGCATTGCCGCCAATATCGCCAAAGTCAACCTGGAGCCGATGTTGCATGGCGCATTGGGTGAAGGTGGCTTTCAAATCCTGGGCGTGCTGTTTTTTGCCGCAATGGGTTTGATCTTGTATATGGTTTCAAGAAAGGATTAA